From one Aquicella lusitana genomic stretch:
- the hda gene encoding DnaA regulatory inactivator Hda → MIHKSSAQLTLGLSLKDEATFDNFYAGKNAEMISALKKTSVGEGERVVYLCGSRGQGLSHLLQACCHYAHQQQRSSVYLPLAQLLPLSPEVLSGLEMLSLICLDDVHVVAGLPEWEEAIFHLYNRIYDAGGSVVITGNELPKSIPMRLPDLVSRLSWGVVYQLYPLSDEEKRIVLTMSAMRRGISLPEEVGKYILTHCPRHMGTLVAALDALDKASLAAQRRLTIPFVKEVLEI, encoded by the coding sequence ATGATACACAAATCATCCGCGCAATTAACGCTGGGTCTCAGCTTAAAAGATGAAGCCACATTTGATAATTTTTATGCGGGTAAAAACGCAGAAATGATTTCAGCGCTAAAAAAAACATCTGTGGGTGAAGGGGAGCGTGTTGTTTATTTATGCGGGAGTCGTGGCCAGGGATTGAGCCACCTTTTGCAGGCTTGTTGCCACTATGCCCACCAGCAACAGCGTAGTTCAGTTTATCTTCCCTTGGCACAGTTATTACCGCTTTCACCTGAAGTATTAAGCGGCCTTGAAATGCTCTCTCTTATTTGCCTGGACGATGTTCACGTCGTGGCGGGATTGCCTGAATGGGAAGAGGCTATTTTTCATCTTTATAATCGAATTTATGACGCGGGCGGCAGTGTGGTGATTACGGGGAATGAATTACCCAAATCCATTCCAATGCGTTTGCCGGATCTGGTTTCACGCTTATCATGGGGAGTAGTTTATCAGCTTTATCCATTGTCGGATGAAGAAAAACGTATTGTGTTAACGATGAGTGCCATGAGACGCGGTATTAGTTTGCCGGAAGAAGTAGGCAAATATATTTTAACCCATTGTCCGCGGCACATGGGCACCTTGGTGGCGGCGCTGGATGCTTTGGATAAAGCGTCATTGGCAGCGCAGCGTCGGCTGACCATTCCATTTGTGAAAGAAGTACTGGAAATTTAG
- the eno gene encoding phosphopyruvate hydratase, with the protein MSQIREIKAREILDSRGNPTVEAEVMLTSGEIGRAAVPSGASTGSREAIERRDQDAKRYLGKGVRQAVSFIQQDLNKALKGFDVTRQQELDDAMIALDGTANKAKLGANALLAVSLAAAKAAAKSRREPLYQYLGGHAHYVLPVPMMNIINGGAHADNNIDFQEFMILPAGFATFSDALRAGTEVFHHLKQLLKTKNFNTNVGDEGGFAPDLPSQEAALEFILEAITRAGYQPEKEIYLGLDVASNELYRDGQYHLQGEKRTLSAEGFIDYLARLVDQYPIISIEDGMAEDDWKGWQALTKQLGQRVQLVGDDLFVTNTSLLQKGIEQHVANAILIKPNQIGTLTETLAAIELAKNAQYNTVISHRSGETEDTTIADLAVATNAGQIKTGSLCRTDRVAKYNQLLRIEEQLGSKGQYAARRVFDRLTQGSRSRVPG; encoded by the coding sequence ATGTCACAGATTAGAGAAATCAAGGCGCGTGAAATTCTTGATTCGCGCGGCAATCCCACGGTGGAAGCGGAAGTTATGTTGACGAGCGGTGAGATCGGCCGCGCAGCTGTTCCGTCCGGTGCGTCGACGGGATCGCGTGAAGCAATTGAGCGGCGCGACCAGGATGCAAAACGCTATCTGGGAAAAGGCGTACGTCAGGCGGTTTCATTTATACAGCAGGATTTGAATAAGGCGCTGAAGGGCTTTGATGTCACCCGCCAACAAGAATTGGATGATGCCATGATCGCACTGGATGGAACGGCTAATAAGGCAAAATTGGGCGCAAACGCATTGCTGGCTGTTTCACTGGCGGCGGCAAAGGCAGCAGCAAAAAGCCGGCGGGAACCCCTTTATCAATATTTGGGTGGTCATGCCCATTATGTATTGCCCGTGCCGATGATGAACATTATCAATGGTGGTGCGCATGCGGATAATAACATTGATTTCCAGGAATTTATGATTTTGCCGGCGGGTTTTGCTACTTTCTCTGATGCGCTGCGCGCAGGCACGGAAGTTTTTCATCATTTAAAACAGTTGCTGAAAACAAAAAACTTCAACACCAATGTGGGTGATGAAGGTGGGTTTGCGCCTGATTTGCCGAGCCAGGAAGCGGCGCTGGAATTCATTCTCGAGGCGATTACGCGCGCCGGTTATCAACCTGAAAAAGAAATTTATCTGGGACTGGATGTAGCCAGCAACGAATTATACCGCGATGGACAATACCATTTGCAGGGGGAAAAGCGCACACTCTCAGCGGAGGGCTTTATCGATTATCTCGCTCGTTTAGTAGATCAGTATCCCATTATCAGTATTGAAGACGGCATGGCTGAAGATGACTGGAAGGGCTGGCAAGCATTAACGAAGCAGTTAGGTCAGCGCGTTCAACTGGTCGGGGACGATCTTTTTGTGACAAACACGAGCCTCTTGCAGAAAGGCATTGAGCAGCATGTCGCGAACGCCATTCTGATTAAGCCTAACCAGATTGGTACGCTCACTGAAACGCTTGCTGCCATCGAGCTGGCCAAAAACGCGCAATATAACACGGTGATTTCGCATCGTTCCGGCGAAACAGAAGACACAACCATTGCGGATCTTGCGGTGGCGACCAATGCGGGACAGATCAAGACGGGTTCATTATGTCGCACGGATCGCGTTGCCAAGTATAACCAGCTGCTGCGCATTGAAGAACAGCTCGGCAGCAAAGGCCAGTACGCCGCTCGCCGCGTTTTTGACAGATTAACCCAGGGATCCAGAAGCAGAGTGCCGGGCTGA
- a CDS encoding septum formation initiator family protein, producing the protein MSRLHWNILFATLTILLIFLQYRLWFESGGIRDMLRLRQTLASQTMENEKLKKRNEELLFQIQRLQNSKDATESRARNELGMIKKGEKFYQIIK; encoded by the coding sequence ATGTCACGTTTACATTGGAACATATTATTTGCGACACTGACCATTCTATTGATTTTTCTTCAATACCGACTATGGTTCGAATCGGGTGGTATTCGCGACATGCTGCGTCTTAGGCAAACACTGGCTTCACAAACCATGGAGAATGAAAAATTAAAAAAGCGCAATGAGGAACTTTTATTTCAGATCCAGCGTCTTCAGAATAGCAAAGATGCAACGGAATCACGTGCGCGCAATGAATTGGGCATGATCAAGAAAGGCGAAAAATTTTATCAGATCATAAAATGA
- the surE gene encoding 5'/3'-nucleotidase SurE codes for MKILISNDDGVHAPGLAYLANALGKIADITVVAPDRNRSGVSNSLTLEHPLRVVTAANGFYSVNGTPTDCVHLAVTGLLKEMPDMVVSGINEGSNLSDDVLYSGTVAAATEGRFLGLPSIAISLAGPRCEHYDTAAKIAKILVERLRETPLTSDTIMNVNVPDMPFSELRGIQVTRLGTRHKAEPTIKAVDPRGRKIYWVGAPGPEQDAGPGTDFYAVNTGYVSITPLHLDLTHYKVLDELSGWVQPLAIG; via the coding sequence ATGAAAATTTTAATTAGCAATGATGATGGTGTGCATGCGCCTGGCTTGGCTTATCTTGCCAATGCATTAGGTAAAATCGCAGATATTACAGTGGTTGCGCCTGACCGCAATCGAAGCGGTGTTAGCAATTCGTTGACACTGGAGCATCCTTTGCGTGTTGTCACCGCTGCAAATGGTTTTTATAGCGTGAATGGCACACCTACTGATTGTGTCCACCTTGCTGTGACAGGGCTGCTGAAAGAAATGCCGGATATGGTGGTATCCGGTATCAACGAAGGATCGAATCTGTCTGATGACGTACTTTACTCTGGCACCGTTGCGGCTGCTACCGAAGGGCGTTTTCTTGGATTGCCTTCCATCGCCATTTCGTTGGCGGGACCCCGCTGCGAACATTATGATACAGCGGCGAAAATTGCGAAAATTCTGGTTGAGCGTTTGCGCGAAACGCCGCTGACTTCAGATACCATCATGAATGTAAACGTGCCCGATATGCCGTTTTCTGAATTGCGGGGCATCCAGGTGACACGACTCGGTACACGTCATAAAGCGGAACCCACGATCAAGGCCGTAGATCCACGCGGCAGAAAAATTTATTGGGTAGGTGCGCCGGGACCTGAACAGGATGCTGGGCCAGGCACAGATTTCTATGCGGTGAATACCGGTTATGTATCGATCACTCCTCTGCATCTTGATCTGACACATTATAAGGTTCTGGATGAATTATCAGGTTGGGTTCAACCTTTAGCGATAGGATAA
- a CDS encoding peptidoglycan DD-metalloendopeptidase family protein has protein sequence MSVFCRLRIMLVFCFLLAACDSGNHYAPVTEINTIESIPKTGQYHVRHEETLYEIAWRYGLDYRYLAARNRIKVPYRVHPGQIIYLRDAEAAVVTPVKIKTPIAEPVSMTAAIEDSAGEPEEKPQPVLVSLPASKQVVQKKKEPDFSVSVWQWPARGKIIRSFSGLNKGIGIAGQKGDPVYATAPGKVVYAGDGLRGYGNLLIIKHNSTYLSAYAHNQRLLVKEGDWVSQGQKIAEMGNTGTDRVMLHFEIRRAGKPVNPASLLRS, from the coding sequence ATGTCTGTATTTTGCCGATTACGGATCATGCTCGTGTTTTGTTTTTTACTGGCTGCCTGTGATAGCGGAAACCATTATGCTCCCGTTACCGAAATTAATACGATTGAATCTATTCCCAAAACGGGCCAGTACCATGTCAGGCATGAGGAGACCTTATATGAAATTGCCTGGCGTTATGGACTGGATTATCGTTACCTCGCGGCGCGCAATCGTATTAAGGTTCCGTATCGAGTTCATCCAGGCCAGATCATTTATTTGCGTGATGCCGAAGCAGCGGTTGTCACGCCTGTGAAAATTAAAACACCGATTGCAGAACCTGTCAGTATGACCGCAGCGATAGAGGACAGTGCTGGCGAACCGGAAGAAAAACCACAACCTGTGCTTGTTTCATTGCCAGCATCTAAGCAAGTCGTCCAAAAGAAGAAAGAGCCCGACTTTTCCGTTTCAGTTTGGCAGTGGCCTGCCCGAGGAAAAATCATCAGAAGTTTTTCTGGCTTAAATAAAGGGATAGGGATTGCTGGCCAGAAGGGTGATCCTGTTTATGCAACCGCGCCAGGAAAAGTAGTATATGCAGGTGATGGATTACGGGGTTACGGTAATTTGCTTATTATTAAACACAACAGTACTTATTTGTCAGCTTATGCACACAACCAGCGGCTGCTGGTAAAAGAAGGCGATTGGGTCAGTCAGGGGCAAAAAATTGCCGAAATGGGAAATACAGGCACGGATCGAGTCATGCTGCATTTTGAAATCCGCCGTGCAGGCAAACCAGTGAATCCCGCTTCATTATTGCGTTCTTAA